The region AATCAATATCGATTTTGATATCACCAACAAACATGTCATTCTTATTGATGATGTTTTTTACACCGGACGCACCGTGCGCGCAGCCTTGGATGCTATCTTTACGCAAGGGCGACCCAGCAAAATTTCGATGCTTACCCTTGTCAAGCGCCCCGGTCGAGAGCTTCCTGTTTTACCGGAATTTGTCGGGTTAGATGTCGCTGCACAAGATAATGAGTATATTAAAGTCAAGCTTAAAGAGGTCGAGGGCATCGATGAAGTCTCCATTCATCCTCGCTAGATCGCTTTTGCTTAAGAGTTTGTCTCCATGAGACGAAGATATAGAGAGTAGGCAATAACCAGATAACTGGCGCTTATTGTATATTTTAATAAAAGAAAGTGTAGGATTATGGCCGCAAATAACAATTTTTTCACAGCAATATTAGATTTATTGTTTGGTAGTAAAAACGACCCGCAAAAAGAGCGCGCGCGCATGTTGCGTGGCGTGGAGAGTATTCTCAAAAAGCGTGGCAAGTATTTTAAGGTTGGTTCTCTGCAGGTGCAACCGGGTATGGCGCGTTTTTTTCATGATATTCATACCGTGGTGGGGCCTGCTTCCACCTCCTTGCAAAATATTATGAAGTCACAACAGATTCGGGCGATCATTATTGAATCCTTCTTGTCTAAGGAGTCGATGAAGACCATCAACCTGTTGCGTTCTGATGAAATAGAGAAGGCTTACGTGCAGATGCGCAATGCACAAGCACTTAAAGATCATATCAATAGCGGGATTGAAGAGATTAGTATGGTACTCTCTAGTAATCAAATCGCTGCGCAGGTTAATATGATCTATTCCTATCTTGTAGCCTTTGCTGAATTTTGTATGTTTGACTATTATTACATGCTTCATAAATTCGACGACGGCTATCCGGAGAATAACTTTAAGTATAAGCCCACCTTTCACTCTACCGCAGTCTCTGGTATTGCCGAGTCGTTGGATGAGTTTTTGCATATCGCGCTAGGAATTATGGGTAATGTGGATTGGAATAAGATATTTGCTATTTTGCACCAATATCGCAATGTCGAGTTAATTAATCGTGGTAACTGGGATAAGGTGCTTGCCTCAACTCGGGATATGGTGAATGAAGAGACCATCCAACTGATTATCCGTTTGGCAAAAGAGGATCCTTACTATGAGGCGAACTTTAAGCCTACGCGGGTGGATATTATCAAGCCTTATTTAGCTTCTCTTAAGGACGAGGCGAAAAAGCAGATTGGGCGCATTGTCTCATTAGAGCGTAGCCGATTGATGTCGAAGGTGTTGCAAGAGATCTTTAATACAACCGAGGTTACGGTTTTTCTCAAAAATTACAATAAAGAGAAAAACAATGCGATGTTGGTGGGGAAGGGCACGCTGGAGTATCAATATCACGAGGTGCTTAATACGGCGGTGCTTTTTGCTTATGAGTATTTAGATAAGGATATTAAAACGCTGGTTGACCTCCTTATTCTTAAGGGGAAATGGTCGCAAAACATGCACTATAAAGAATTTTCGGCAGCATTTCAAGCGCTCTTGCCTAGCGCAGATGATATTCTTAAATTCGACGCTACATTAAGTGAAGATAGTACCCGTATTTCTCGCTTACGCAACGCGTTACGATCGGTGGATAAGGATAAATTTGCCAAGAACACAGTTAATGGTATTTTGGACGAGATTAATTCCGATGCGCGCGATGTGATGATGAAGATTGCAGGTCATTATATGACGTTGGGGCGCTATCTCAAAATTTACATTGAGGACTACAAGCTTCAATTAAAGAGCGAGATTATCATTAACTGGCGCGAGATTGAAAAAGGTGCGGATCGCCCTAATTTAGGTAAGTACATGGTTGAGCTTTATACCAAAGTTTACTACTTGGTGCAGATGTTTCAACAATTTAGCTCTAAGTAAATCAAAGGTTATTTCTATTGTATGTAAGAAAAATGCCCCAGATTTGGGGCATTTCGTTTATCAAGCGTTTGATTATTTCTTAGGTGGATAGGGTTTGATATCCCAAATCTCTTCCGCGTACTGCTTGATGGTGCGGTCAGAGCTAAATTTACCAGAACGAGCAATATTGATGAGCATCATTTTTGCCCAGTTCTTCTCGTCGGCATAGAGTGCTTCTACCTGCTTTTGCGCATTGATGTAGGAACGGAAATCCTTTAATACCATATACTTATCGGGAGGATTACCATCTACGCCATACAACAAGCTTTGGTAGATAGGTTCAAACATATGCACATTCTCGGAAGCAAAAATAGGGTCATGTAAAGCCTCTACTACCGCAGCGATTTCAGGATCTTGTGCTAAGACTTGATGCGGATTGTAAGACATTTTTTGCGCATTTACCTCGTCGGCAGTGAGACCAAAGATAACAGAATTTTCACGACCCACAAGTTCGGCAATCTCTACATTCGCCCCGTCCAGCGTACCTAATGTGATAGCACCATTCATCATGAATTTCATGTTACCAGTACCTGATGCCTCATAACCTGCGGTAGAGATCTGTTCAGAAACATCGGAAGCAGGAATAATCTTCTCGGCAAGACT is a window of Entomospira culicis DNA encoding:
- the pyrR gene encoding bifunctional pyr operon transcriptional regulator/uracil phosphoribosyltransferase PyrR translates to MRVILDADEVKTIVERMAIDLYLHVPAVENLVFIGIQSRGDKLAERLRILLHAKMQRDGIAGQLPLGILNVNFYRDDLGKNYDSPNVKAINIDFDITNKHVILIDDVFYTGRTVRAALDAIFTQGRPSKISMLTLVKRPGRELPVLPEFVGLDVAAQDNEYIKVKLKEVEGIDEVSIHPR